The sequence GCGTAAGCCGGGTCTCCGGCGATGCAAGGCGCGTAGAGCCGGGCGTCCGGATGTTGGCTGAACGCGAGAATGAAATCCAACTGGACCCCTGTCAGGTCGTAGAACCCGTAGAGAAAAACACTTTTCTGATTCCGGATCCAGGTATTTGTAGAAAGTTGCTGGGTCGCCCGGCGCAGCTGGTCCGCGTGGGTCCGTAAGCCGCGGCTGTGAAGCACATCGTAAACGCGGGCATAGAGTTCGAGGGCCGGCGCGGCATCTTGGGCGGTTTCGCCCAGGTGGCCTTCCAGAGCCGCGTGCAGCGCGTCCACCACGCGGGCCCCGGAGTCGCGTAGGTCGCGCAAAGTGGAGGCCAGCGCTGCGGGAAGCCCCCTGGAGAGAGGCCGGTTCTGCGGGTGCAGATGGCGACGGAGAACAAACTCAACATTGCGGTTTCCTTCGAGTAGTTCCCTGATGAGTTCCGCGTAAAGCGCCGGGTCGGCCACCAGTTGATCCGTTGGTTCTGTTTCCGACAACAACCGGTCTGCCAGACCGTAAAAGCTGAGGAAATGGATGTTCAAACAAGCCGGGTGTTGTTTGGCAAACTCGCTTTGCAGGCGGGTGAGCATGTGGCCCGACGGAGAAAGGACCAGTAAGGAAGTCAGCGGATCCGTAGTTCTCCGCTCTCCAAGGTCCTTCAGGAGAGCCTTTTCAATCGAACGGAAAGACCCGGTGGTGAGCGTCAGCATATGGGAGATGGGCCGGACACCTCTTTAAGAGGTTTTCTTAACGGCGAGAAACTCGGAGAGGGCCCGTCCCTGCGTATACGGCAGGGACGATCGGAAGACCAGTTGATACGACCCGTGACTGAACTGGCCCCGCTGCCGGATCAACAGTTCAAGGTTTTCCTGTTTTTCAAGGTCGGAGGCAAGCGCGGTGTCCTGGCACAAAATAATGGGCGGCTGGCCCGGCAGCGTCACGATGGTCACCGGAATGATCGATAAAGCGGAAGGGGACGCGGAGACGTCGGCGCCGACGGCGACCGCCGCCTGGCGCGCTTCCAGGCGGACCATGCGCGCTTTGGTTTCAGGGATCCCGGCGTCGATGGCGGCAGAGACCCAGTTCAAAAGCTCCTCACGCACCGAAGCGATATCTTCGGCTTTGGCGATCGACTGGATGCTGCCTTCTTTCTTGATGGCGCTGGCCAGCGCGGAAATTTCTTTTAAGTAGGTGTTCTTGTCCGAGTCCGGGATGTAATACATCACCACGAGGTGAACCTTTTTGCCGTCCTTGGAGCCGTAGTCGATTCCCGACGGGCTCCACCCGACCGCGCAGAGAAGCTCGCCATTGCCGGCCGCTCGCACGTGGGGGCAGGCGACCCCAAGACCGATACCGGTATTGGCCGAATTTTCACGGGCCATCACGTCTTCATCGAGACTGAGATTCCCCCCCAGTTCCGGGACCGCTTCGATCAAGTGAGCCAGATAACGCAGAGATTTTTCTTTGTCGTTGTCCGGCAGTTCCACCAGGCGTCCGTCTTTTAATGCGTTAAGCAAACTCTTCATGATTAGTCAGCTCCATAACGTGAATAAAACCAAGTCTTGACGGTGTGAGTCAAGCCGCAATACAGGAAGAGAGTGAGGGCCATCCAGGCCCAGAAAACAGGCGGCAATCGCACAAATCCTAATGTTCCGGCTACAGGAGAGTAAGGCAGGTAGACGGCGGCCGACATGACTGCGAGCGTGGTCACTAAAAGCCCGGCACTGGGACGGCTCTGGAAAAAAGGAATGCGCTGGGTGCGGATCATGTGCACGATAAGCGTCTGGGTCAGAAGCGACTCGACAAACCAGCCGGTGTGGAACAAACTCGCGTAGTACGTTTTCATTTCCGGAGAGGTGGCCGGCAGTTTGAAACGCCAGCATCCGAAAAAGAAGAGCATCAAAAAATACGTGGTGTAATCGAAAATGGAGCTCATCGGGCCGATGAAAATCATGAATTTCGTGATGCTGCCAATGTTCCACTTACGCGGCTTCAGGAGATATTCGTCGTCGACACGGTCGGTGGGGATCCCAACCTGTGAAAAGTCGTACAGGAGGTTGTTGACGAGCACTTGGATCGGCGCCATCGGGAGAAAGGGCAGAAAAAGGCTTCCGCCGAGCATGCTGAACATATTCCCGAAATTGGAGCTGGCGCCCATCTTGACGTATTTGATGATGTTGCCGAAAACCTTGCGTCCTTCGATGATGCCGTCTTCAAGTACCAGTAGGTTCTTTTCGAGCAGGATAATGTCCGCCGATTCCTTGGCCACATCCACCGCTGTGTCGACCGAGATGCCGACATCCGCTGTTTTCATGGCCGGGGCGTCATTAATGCCGTCGCCGAGAAATCCGACCACATGCCCACCGCGCTGCAGGGCCCGGATGATCTGCTCCTTCTGACTGGGCGAAAGCCGCGCAAAAACCGTTGTTTTCTCGGCGACGCGCGTGAGCTCTTCGTCCGAGAGGTTTAACAATTCATTGCCGGTGACCAATCCTTCCATCTTCAAGCCCACATCTTGGCAAACCTTCTGGCTGACCAGATCATTGTCGCCGGTCAAGATCTTGGGGCTGACACCGGAATTCTGCAGGACTTGCAGCGCCTTGGCCGCCGACTCCTTGGGTGGATCGAAGAACGCGATGTAGCCCAGAAGGACCAGATCCGCTTCATCGACGGATGAAAAAGTTTCCTTGGTCTGCGGGTATTCCCGGTAGGCGATGGCCAGCACGCGGTAGCCTTCCGTGCTTAACCCCTGATACTCTTCAAGCAGGTCATGCTTCAGGATGTCGATCAGCGGGTAAATTTCGTCGTCGACCTGGTAGCGGTCGCAGACACTGAAAATCTCCTCCACCGCTCCTTTGCAGATCAGCACGTGGTCGCCTTCGTAGTCGATAATCACCGACATGCGGCGCCTGGAAAAATCAAAGGGAATTTCGTCGACTTTGCGGCAGCTCCGCTCCACATCGAGGTCCGAGTGCGACAGGATCGCGTTGTCGAGCAAGTTGCGCAGGCCGGTCTGGTAATAACTGTTCATGTACGCGTAGCGCAGCACGTCGTCGCTTTCGCGGTTGGTCACATCGACGTGACGTTCGAGCACGATGCGGTCCTGCGTGAGCGTGCCGGTTTTGTCCGTGCACAAAATGTCCATGGCGCCGAAGTTTTGAATGGAGTTCAAGCGCTTGACGATCACTTTTTTGCGCGACATGGCCAGCGCGCCCTTGGAGAGATTCACGGTGACGATCATCGGGAGCATTTCCGGCGTCAGCCCGACGGCGATCGCCAGTCCAAAGAGCAGCGCGTCCATCCAATTGTGTTTGGTCACGCCGATAATGACAAAAACGACCGCTACCATCACGACCATGAAACGGATCATGAGCCACGTAAACGAATTGATGCCTTTGTCGAAGCTGGTCAGGACATGCTGGGCGGAAACCTTCTGGGAAATCGATCCGAGATAGGTTCGGTTCCCCGTGTTGATGACTAGCCCACGGGCCGAACCGCTCAGAACGTTGCTTCCCTGAAAGCAGGCGTTGGCCAGATCAAAATCGCCTCCGGCGGCAGTGGCGGTGAGAGTGGCTTGTTTTTCCACCGGCATGGATTCGCCGGTCAAGGCGGACTGGCTGACAAAGAAATCTTTGGTGCTGAGCAGCCGCAGGTCCGCCGGAATAATGGATCCCGCTGTCAGGACCACGACATCGCCGGGAACCAGCTCGTTCATGGGGATTTCCACTTCTTTGCCTGAGCGCCAGGCGGTGCAAGTGGTCTGGACCATGGCGCGCAGTTTCTCGACGGCCAGGTTGGACCGCGTTTCCTGGAAGTACGCCAGAAAAACGCTGAGCACAATCATGCCGCCGACGACGGTGGCGGACCGCAGGTCTCCCATAAAATAGGAGACGGAGGCGATCACCAGAAGCTGGATGACGAGCGGGTTCTTGCAGCGCTGGAAAATCTCGCCGATGAAGCCCAGTTTTTTGCGCCGGGCGATTTCATTGAGACCGGCCTGGGCGCGGCGTTTTTCAATCTCCGAAGGGTCCAAGCCCCGGTCACTGGCCCCGAGCCGCGTCAGAGCCGCTTCAGGCGGCAGCGTACAAATCTCCGCGAACTCTCGGGTCAGCCGCCCGTTCGCGCTTCCGGCCGAGGGCTTATCCTCCTCCTTCGGACGAAGAAAAGCCGGCAATGGAATTCTCTCGAGAATTTTCAAGCTCATAATTCAAACCATTATAGTTGGAAAACAACAGGACTGTCGAAGATCAGCCGGAACAGGTGGGAACGATCAGGCCGCTTGTTTAGGTTTCACCTGAATAATAAGGCCGGCGGCATGTTACGCATCACCATTTCCCGGCACTCCGGGCATTCCATGATCATTTGTAAAAACGCCTGTTTTGCGTAGTCGGGGGCATCGGGGTCGTGGCCGATGAGGCCTCCGTTCGCCCGCAGAATCGCTGTTACCGCTTCAATTTGTTCATCCAGTGGGTTCATAATCCACCTCCTCATAGTGTTAGAGGGGATTGGCAGGATTTTATTCAAAAGAATCTATTTGTCGGTGAATGAATAAAGTTTAGGAATTTCCCTCTAACTAGTAGAAGTTTCAATTTAATCGCTGACGGACGGCAGCGAATTCCCTTGACGGTAAGTCAACTATAGTGTACGCTTATGACGAAGAGAAAATCAGCCATATATAAGACCGCGTGGGGTGACGAACCATACACTGGCTACGTGGATGCTCTCCGGGACCGTCAGGGTGCAGCTAAAATCAGGATTCGTGTCACACGCGCTGAAATGGGCAACCTCGGCGATCATCGGGCCGTCGGCCAGGGAGTTGTCGAGTTAAGGATTCATTATGGCCCCGGCTATCGTGTCTATGCAGCTCTTTGCGGGGATGAGGTCATCGTCTTGTCATGTGCTGGGGATAAAGGATCTCAGGACAAAGATATTGCTAAGGCTCATGCGTACTGGGAGGATTACCGAAGGAACTTATGAGAAAATACCGAACCCATGATGATTACCTCACGCATTCACTGAAGAATCCGAAGGAAGCGGCGCTCTATTTGAATGCCGCCGCGGAGGAGAACGACCCTGCTCTTCTGCTGGAGGCGCTCGCTCAAGTGGCCCGGGCCCATGGGGTCACTCATATGGCCAAACGCGTTTCCCTTTCGCGAATGGGGTTGTATAAAACCCTTTCCAAAAAAGGAAACCCCGAATTCAAAACATTTGTCGGAATTCTCAAAGCCTCAGGACTTCAACTAGCCTTCAAGCCCATGCCCCAGCCGGCTAGACATTATCCCCTTTATAAAAATAATTAGTCGTTGATGTCGGAGGCGACGGGTTTATGGGAGAGCTGGGACCAGAAGGGTTCCCATTCCTCCATGCGCAGGAGACGGGCAACGGCCAGGTAAACGCCGGCGCCGCCGGCAATAGCGACCAGCAATTCGAAGGCCCGCGCGATGCGCAGGTGGCTGGCCGCGAGCGGAAGCTCCGTCAGACGCAGGTGCAGGACTCCCCAGCAGAAGAGCGTCATCGCCAGACACCCGATCCCGGATTTGAGGATCGTGCGCAGAATGCGACGGCCGCCGAGAAGCCCGATTTTCCTCCTGAGAAGAATAAACAGAACACTGGCATTCACCCAGGAAGCGATCGATGTTGACAGCGCCAGGCTGGCCACGCCGATCCGGCCATTGAGTGCCTCGGCCCACTCCGGATGCTGGGAACTGAGCACTGTCCGTGCCCACAGTGCCGTCAGATTCAGCGCGATGTTGAGGGCCACACAGCCGCTGGCCACGA comes from Elusimicrobiota bacterium and encodes:
- a CDS encoding PTS sugar transporter subunit IIA, with translation MKSLLNALKDGRLVELPDNDKEKSLRYLAHLIEAVPELGGNLSLDEDVMARENSANTGIGLGVACPHVRAAGNGELLCAVGWSPSGIDYGSKDGKKVHLVVMYYIPDSDKNTYLKEISALASAIKKEGSIQSIAKAEDIASVREELLNWVSAAIDAGIPETKARMVRLEARQAAVAVGADVSASPSALSIIPVTIVTLPGQPPIILCQDTALASDLEKQENLELLIRQRGQFSHGSYQLVFRSSLPYTQGRALSEFLAVKKTS
- the mgtA gene encoding magnesium-translocating P-type ATPase; the protein is MSLKILERIPLPAFLRPKEEDKPSAGSANGRLTREFAEICTLPPEAALTRLGASDRGLDPSEIEKRRAQAGLNEIARRKKLGFIGEIFQRCKNPLVIQLLVIASVSYFMGDLRSATVVGGMIVLSVFLAYFQETRSNLAVEKLRAMVQTTCTAWRSGKEVEIPMNELVPGDVVVLTAGSIIPADLRLLSTKDFFVSQSALTGESMPVEKQATLTATAAGGDFDLANACFQGSNVLSGSARGLVINTGNRTYLGSISQKVSAQHVLTSFDKGINSFTWLMIRFMVVMVAVVFVIIGVTKHNWMDALLFGLAIAVGLTPEMLPMIVTVNLSKGALAMSRKKVIVKRLNSIQNFGAMDILCTDKTGTLTQDRIVLERHVDVTNRESDDVLRYAYMNSYYQTGLRNLLDNAILSHSDLDVERSCRKVDEIPFDFSRRRMSVIIDYEGDHVLICKGAVEEIFSVCDRYQVDDEIYPLIDILKHDLLEEYQGLSTEGYRVLAIAYREYPQTKETFSSVDEADLVLLGYIAFFDPPKESAAKALQVLQNSGVSPKILTGDNDLVSQKVCQDVGLKMEGLVTGNELLNLSDEELTRVAEKTTVFARLSPSQKEQIIRALQRGGHVVGFLGDGINDAPAMKTADVGISVDTAVDVAKESADIILLEKNLLVLEDGIIEGRKVFGNIIKYVKMGASSNFGNMFSMLGGSLFLPFLPMAPIQVLVNNLLYDFSQVGIPTDRVDDEYLLKPRKWNIGSITKFMIFIGPMSSIFDYTTYFLMLFFFGCWRFKLPATSPEMKTYYASLFHTGWFVESLLTQTLIVHMIRTQRIPFFQSRPSAGLLVTTLAVMSAAVYLPYSPVAGTLGFVRLPPVFWAWMALTLFLYCGLTHTVKTWFYSRYGAD
- a CDS encoding type II toxin-antitoxin system RelE/ParE family toxin, whose translation is MTKRKSAIYKTAWGDEPYTGYVDALRDRQGAAKIRIRVTRAEMGNLGDHRAVGQGVVELRIHYGPGYRVYAALCGDEVIVLSCAGDKGSQDKDIAKAHAYWEDYRRNL
- a CDS encoding addiction module antidote protein, encoding MRKYRTHDDYLTHSLKNPKEAALYLNAAAEENDPALLLEALAQVARAHGVTHMAKRVSLSRMGLYKTLSKKGNPEFKTFVGILKASGLQLAFKPMPQPARHYPLYKNN